A genomic region of Miscanthus floridulus cultivar M001 chromosome 3, ASM1932011v1, whole genome shotgun sequence contains the following coding sequences:
- the LOC136545867 gene encoding uncharacterized protein yields the protein MDGATAAGGSREPAANGSKPEEQQFDPSRMIGIVKRKALVKDLATAYHAECIASCKELLQLQRKWEEEQHVEAKMPEEPRSLMIKTSKHRKK from the exons ATGGACGGTGCCACAGCTGCAGGAGGAAGTAGGGAACCGGCAGCCAACGGGTCCAAACCCGAGGAGCAGCAGTTTGATCCCAGCCGAA TGATAGGTATAGTTAAAAGGAAGGCCTTGGTTAAAGATTTGGCCACGGCGTACCATGCTGAATGTATAGCATCCTGTAAAGAACTCCTGCAGCTTCAGAGAAAGTGGGAGGAG GAACAGCACGTCGAAGCCAAAATGCCTGAAGAACCAAGATCGTTGATGATCAAGACCTCAAAGCATAGAAAGAAGTAG
- the LOC136543817 gene encoding uncharacterized protein, with the protein MWPTTQESVPQLGRYQLVVDLIVGTKRLTKVPMDGGSGLNIMDAEMLDAMGIDQSRIQPTGVSFHNIMPRKQTMPLEQIDLPITFGNLNNYRMETLTFEVVGFHETYHAILGRPCYVKLMVVPNYTYLKLKMSGPRGASPSGTSF; encoded by the coding sequence ATGTGGCCGACCACCCAGGAAAGCGTCCCGCAGCTAGGAAGATACCAGCTCGTAGTCGACCTGATCGTcggcacgaagcggctcaccaaggtgccgatggatggaggcagcggcctcaacatcatggacGCTGagatgctcgatgccatgggTATCGACCAATCGCGCATCCAGCCAACTGGGGTATCTTTCCACAACATCATGCCAAGAAAGCAGACCATGCCACtcgagcagatcgatctacccatcacctttgggaatctgaacaattataggatggagacccttacctttgaggtggtcgggttccatgagacctaccacgccatcctgggacgtccatgctatgtgaagCTCATGGtcgtccctaactacacctatctaaagttgaagatgtcggGTCCACGCGGGGCATCACCATCAGGCACCTCCTTCTAG